In the genome of Gloeotrichia echinulata CP02, one region contains:
- a CDS encoding type IV pilus twitching motility protein PilT, translated as MELMIEDLMERMIEMGGSDMHLSADLPPYFRISGKLTPIGDEKLTADQCQRLIFSMLNNTQRKTLEQTWELDCSYGVKGLARFRVNVYKDRGSYAACLRALSSKIPNFEKLGLPDVVREMTDKPRGLILVTGPTGSGKTTTLAAMIDLINRTKAEHILTVEDPIEFVYEPIKSLVHQRQLGEDTKSFANALKAALREDPDIILVGEMRDLETISLAISAAETGHLVFGTLHTSSAAQTVDRIIDVFPHERQTQVRVQLSNSLVAVFSQTLVPKKNPKPGEYGRVMAQEIMIITPAISNLIREGKTSQIYSAIQTGGKLGMQTLEKVLADYYKAGTISFEAAMSKTSKPDEVQRLIGTTAPPPAAGAKPGAAVKSH; from the coding sequence ATGGAATTAATGATTGAAGACTTGATGGAACGGATGATTGAAATGGGTGGTTCGGATATGCATTTATCTGCAGATTTGCCACCTTACTTCCGCATTAGTGGCAAACTTACCCCCATAGGCGATGAAAAATTGACTGCTGATCAGTGCCAAAGACTGATTTTTAGTATGCTCAATAATACCCAGCGTAAAACATTAGAGCAGACTTGGGAGCTAGATTGTTCTTATGGTGTTAAAGGTTTAGCACGCTTTCGGGTTAATGTCTATAAAGATCGTGGTTCCTATGCTGCTTGTTTGCGTGCTTTAAGTTCTAAAATTCCTAACTTTGAAAAATTAGGTCTGCCAGATGTTGTGCGAGAAATGACAGACAAGCCCAGAGGTCTAATTCTAGTCACCGGACCTACAGGTTCTGGCAAAACTACCACTCTAGCGGCAATGATTGACTTAATTAACCGCACCAAAGCCGAGCATATTTTAACAGTAGAAGACCCAATTGAGTTTGTTTACGAACCTATTAAAAGTTTAGTTCATCAAAGGCAATTAGGGGAAGATACAAAGAGTTTTGCTAATGCTTTAAAAGCAGCTTTACGGGAAGATCCAGATATTATTCTGGTGGGAGAAATGCGAGATTTAGAAACAATTTCCTTAGCTATTTCCGCAGCAGAAACAGGACACTTGGTATTTGGAACATTGCACACCAGTTCTGCAGCCCAGACCGTTGACCGGATTATTGACGTTTTCCCCCATGAAAGACAAACTCAAGTGCGGGTACAGTTGTCTAACTCCTTAGTTGCAGTATTTAGTCAAACCTTGGTACCAAAGAAAAACCCTAAACCGGGTGAATATGGTCGGGTAATGGCTCAGGAAATTATGATCATCACTCCCGCTATTTCCAACTTGATTCGAGAAGGTAAAACTTCTCAAATTTATTCAGCTATTCAGACTGGCGGAAAATTGGGGATGCAAACTTTAGAGAAGGTTTTAGCTGATTATTACAAAGCGGGAACTATCTCTTTTGAAGCCGCGATGTCTAAAACTTCTAAACCAGATGAAGTTCAACGTCTCATTGGTACAACAGCACCGCCACCTGCTGCTGGTGCAAAACCTGGCGCCGCTGTTAAATCTCATTAA
- the dnaJ gene encoding molecular chaperone DnaJ, with protein MARDYYEILGVSRDADKEEIKQAYRRLARKYHPDVNKESGAEERFKEINRAYEVLSEPETRERYNRFGEAGVSGAAAAGAGYQDMGDMGGFADIFESIFSGFAGGMGGPTQQRRRSGPSRGDDLRLDLKLDFREAVFGGEKEIRISHLETCDVCSGSGAKPGTRPRTCSTCSGSGQVRRVTRTPFGSFTQVSTCPTCNGTGMVIEDKCDACDGKGTNQITKKLKITIPAGVDNGTRLRISQEGDAGQRGGPAGDLYVYLFVNEEEGFHRDGINILSTIKISYLQAILGCRLEVNTVDGPVALEIPAGTQPNDVKTLENRGVPRLGNPVSRGDHLITVLIDIPTKIIPEERELLEKLAKIKGDRTGKGGLEGFLGNLFKS; from the coding sequence ATGGCCCGCGACTATTATGAAATTTTGGGTGTCTCTCGTGACGCCGACAAAGAAGAAATTAAACAAGCCTACCGCCGCCTAGCCCGGAAGTATCACCCAGATGTGAACAAAGAATCGGGTGCGGAGGAGCGTTTTAAGGAAATTAACCGCGCTTATGAAGTGCTTTCTGAACCGGAAACCAGAGAGCGTTACAACCGTTTTGGTGAAGCTGGTGTGTCTGGTGCTGCTGCTGCTGGCGCTGGCTACCAAGATATGGGCGACATGGGCGGTTTTGCTGATATTTTTGAAAGTATTTTCAGTGGTTTTGCTGGGGGAATGGGTGGTCCGACGCAACAAAGACGGCGCAGCGGACCTTCGCGGGGTGATGACCTGCGACTAGACCTGAAGTTAGATTTTCGCGAAGCGGTATTTGGCGGTGAAAAAGAAATTCGGATTTCTCATCTAGAAACTTGTGATGTCTGTAGCGGTTCGGGTGCAAAACCAGGAACTCGCCCTCGGACTTGTTCGACTTGTAGCGGTTCGGGTCAAGTGCGCCGGGTGACAAGAACGCCTTTTGGTAGCTTCACTCAAGTTTCCACTTGCCCTACCTGTAATGGTACAGGAATGGTAATTGAAGATAAATGTGATGCTTGTGACGGTAAAGGCACAAATCAAATCACTAAGAAGCTGAAAATTACCATTCCCGCTGGGGTGGATAATGGCACCCGTTTGCGAATCTCCCAAGAAGGAGATGCAGGACAACGGGGTGGACCTGCTGGTGATTTGTATGTGTATTTGTTTGTCAATGAGGAGGAAGGTTTCCATCGAGATGGGATTAATATTCTGTCAACCATCAAAATTAGCTACCTCCAGGCAATTTTAGGCTGTCGCTTGGAAGTGAATACGGTAGATGGTCCAGTTGCTTTAGAAATTCCGGCGGGAACTCAACCAAATGATGTCAAAACACTGGAAAATCGCGGGGTACCACGTTTGGGTAATCCTGTTAGTCGGGGTGATCATTTGATTACAGTGTTAATTGATATTCCGACTAAAATCATTCCAGAGGAGAGAGAATTGTTAGAAAAGCTGGCTAAAATTAAGGGAGATCGCACTGGTAAAGGTGGTCTAGAAGGATTTTTAGGAAATCTTTTTAAATCATGA
- a CDS encoding folate/biopterin family MFS transporter, translating to MLIDASGLSKVKDSVTEKIFFGHKPNAELIAILTVYFIEGIVGLARLAVSFFLKDELDLSPAEVSALLGIVALPWIIKPLFGFVSDGLPIFGYRRRPYLILAGLLGALSWVSFATIVHSTWAATVAIALCSLSIAVSDVIVDSMVVERVKSESQADAGSLQSLCWGSSALGGLITAYFSGMLLEHFTTRTVFWITAFFPLMICAIAWLIAESPISKETQSDHTNILRIKHQLAQLRQAVTEKTIWLPTAFIFLWQATPSADSAFFFFSTNELHFQPEFLGWVRLVTSFASLIGIWIFQRFLKSVPFRLIFAWSTVISSVLGMTILLLVTHTNRLLGIDDHWFSLGDSLILTVMGQIAFMPVLILAARLCPSGVEATFFALLMSVFNLAGAVSSLLGAAIMHTLGITETNFELLWLLVLITNLSTLLPLPFLNWLPNTED from the coding sequence ATGCTCATTGACGCTTCTGGCTTGTCCAAGGTCAAAGACTCAGTAACAGAAAAAATTTTCTTCGGTCATAAACCTAATGCCGAGTTAATTGCAATTCTTACCGTCTACTTTATCGAAGGGATTGTAGGGTTGGCGCGTCTAGCGGTTAGCTTCTTTCTCAAAGATGAACTGGATTTGAGTCCAGCAGAGGTGTCAGCACTATTGGGAATAGTCGCCTTACCTTGGATTATCAAGCCGTTGTTTGGTTTTGTCTCCGATGGCTTGCCGATATTTGGCTATCGCCGACGACCATACTTAATTTTAGCTGGGTTACTGGGTGCTTTATCGTGGGTAAGTTTTGCCACTATAGTTCATAGTACCTGGGCAGCTACGGTAGCGATCGCCCTCTGTTCCCTCTCCATCGCCGTCAGTGACGTGATAGTTGACTCAATGGTTGTCGAACGGGTAAAATCTGAATCGCAAGCCGATGCAGGTTCGCTACAATCCCTTTGCTGGGGAAGTTCCGCACTTGGAGGTTTGATCACAGCATATTTTAGCGGTATGCTGCTAGAGCATTTTACTACACGTACCGTCTTTTGGATTACGGCTTTCTTTCCTCTGATGATCTGTGCGATCGCTTGGTTAATTGCTGAGTCGCCGATTAGCAAAGAAACCCAAAGTGATCATACCAACATCTTAAGAATTAAGCATCAACTGGCGCAACTACGCCAAGCCGTTACCGAAAAAACTATTTGGCTGCCTACGGCCTTTATCTTCCTCTGGCAAGCTACCCCAAGCGCTGACTCAGCCTTTTTCTTTTTCTCCACCAACGAACTACACTTTCAACCGGAATTTTTAGGATGGGTGCGGTTGGTGACGAGTTTTGCGTCTTTAATTGGAATTTGGATTTTTCAACGTTTCCTCAAAAGCGTTCCCTTCCGCCTGATTTTTGCTTGGAGTACGGTCATTTCATCAGTTTTGGGAATGACAATCCTACTACTAGTGACTCACACCAACCGACTACTAGGGATAGATGACCATTGGTTTAGTTTGGGTGATAGTCTAATTCTGACAGTAATGGGGCAAATCGCCTTTATGCCGGTGTTGATTTTGGCAGCAAGGCTTTGTCCCTCTGGCGTAGAAGCTACATTTTTTGCCTTGTTGATGTCAGTTTTTAACTTAGCAGGAGCAGTTTCCTCACTACTTGGGGCAGCAATCATGCATACACTGGGAATCACAGAAACTAACTTTGAATTGTTGTGGTTACTAGTGTTAATTACTAACCTTAGCACTCTGTTACCGCTGCCGTTTCTCAACTGGCTACCAAATACTGAAGATTGA
- the grpE gene encoding nucleotide exchange factor GrpE — protein sequence MIDENKQVNNTSQQLGEPIEVKQAMTSDFSAPINANESGSEVTEQVPAQTNVYVDTAKSPENGVAATETTEVETAALGELAQQIESLKAQVEERSTQYMRIAADFENYRKRTQKEKEELDLQVKRNTILELLPVVDNFERARSHLKPQSEGEMAIHKSYQSVYKQLVDSLKRLGVSPMRPEGQEFDPNLHEAVLREPTDEHPEGTVLEELVRGYFLGERVLRHAMVKVAAPKADAPPAQENQSSQAFS from the coding sequence ATGATCGACGAAAATAAACAGGTAAACAATACAAGCCAGCAATTGGGTGAACCAATAGAGGTAAAGCAAGCGATGACCAGTGATTTCTCAGCCCCAATCAACGCCAACGAATCTGGTAGCGAGGTTACAGAGCAAGTGCCCGCCCAAACCAATGTATATGTAGATACAGCAAAATCCCCAGAAAATGGCGTTGCTGCGACTGAAACAACAGAAGTGGAAACGGCAGCTTTAGGAGAATTGGCTCAACAAATCGAGTCTCTCAAAGCACAAGTAGAAGAGCGTAGTACTCAGTATATGCGGATTGCTGCAGATTTTGAGAATTATCGCAAACGCACGCAAAAAGAAAAAGAAGAGTTAGATTTGCAGGTGAAGCGGAACACGATTCTGGAATTGCTCCCAGTAGTCGATAATTTTGAGCGGGCGCGATCGCACCTCAAACCGCAAAGTGAGGGCGAAATGGCCATTCATAAAAGTTATCAAAGTGTTTACAAACAATTAGTAGATAGCTTGAAACGCCTAGGTGTATCCCCTATGCGCCCTGAAGGTCAAGAATTCGATCCCAACCTGCATGAGGCTGTATTGCGGGAACCTACGGATGAACATCCTGAAGGAACAGTGTTAGAAGAGTTAGTACGCGGATATTTCTTGGGTGAACGCGTGCTACGTCATGCAATGGTGAAGGTAGCTGCACCAAAGGCAGATGCACCACCAGCACAAGAAAATCAGTCGAGTCAAGCCTTCAGTTAA
- a CDS encoding type II secretion system F family protein — translation MPNYVARIRDSQGKSRTEKVVAESLAQARTNLRQQGFVIQDLKESQGLQFNFDLKKFKNSLVKVAIKDKAVFSRQFAALMSAGVAIVRSLGVLAEQCSNPKLQQALMDISNDVQSGMNLSEAMRKHPDCFDGLYVSMIQAGEVGGVLDEVLNRLAKLLEDVARLQNQIKSALAYPVVVGILATGIFVGMTVFLIPVFAGIFVGLGTELPPLTQFLMDCSLILRSWKVLVIIAGLVAAKTAYGQYYKTPMGRVTIDRLSLKMPLFGDLIQKSAVARFSRTFGALTRSGVPILTSLEIVRDTSGNQVIANAIDASRVEIQQGGMISIALQKEKVFPAMAIQMISIGEETGELDGMLMKVADFYEDEVEQAVKALTSVLEPIMILFLGGMVGTILMAMYLPLFKVFEKLG, via the coding sequence ATGCCAAATTATGTTGCTCGTATTCGGGATTCACAAGGAAAATCCCGAACAGAAAAAGTTGTTGCAGAATCCTTAGCTCAAGCCCGTACTAATCTGAGACAGCAGGGTTTTGTCATTCAAGATCTGAAAGAATCTCAAGGCTTGCAGTTCAATTTTGATTTAAAAAAATTCAAGAATTCTCTCGTTAAGGTTGCGATTAAAGACAAAGCAGTATTTTCCCGTCAATTTGCTGCTTTGATGAGTGCGGGTGTAGCAATAGTTAGAAGTCTGGGTGTGCTGGCTGAACAGTGTAGTAATCCTAAACTACAACAAGCCTTAATGGACATTAGCAACGATGTTCAAAGTGGGATGAATCTTTCAGAAGCAATGCGTAAACATCCTGACTGTTTTGATGGTTTGTATGTCAGTATGATTCAGGCGGGAGAGGTTGGCGGTGTTTTGGACGAAGTGCTAAATCGTTTAGCCAAGTTGTTAGAAGATGTTGCGAGATTACAAAACCAAATTAAATCAGCCTTGGCTTATCCGGTAGTTGTAGGTATTTTAGCAACAGGTATTTTCGTCGGGATGACTGTTTTTCTAATTCCTGTTTTTGCGGGAATTTTCGTAGGACTAGGAACAGAATTACCGCCTCTCACCCAATTCTTAATGGATTGCAGTTTGATTTTGCGAAGTTGGAAGGTTCTAGTTATTATCGCTGGGCTTGTAGCTGCAAAAACTGCCTATGGGCAATATTACAAAACCCCTATGGGTCGCGTAACAATAGATCGCTTATCCTTGAAAATGCCATTATTTGGTGACTTGATTCAAAAATCAGCAGTTGCCCGTTTTAGCCGGACTTTTGGCGCTCTGACTCGTTCAGGCGTTCCTATTCTCACTTCTTTAGAAATTGTACGGGATACGTCTGGAAATCAGGTAATTGCCAATGCCATAGATGCATCTCGTGTAGAAATTCAACAAGGAGGTATGATTAGTATTGCCTTGCAAAAAGAAAAAGTTTTTCCAGCTATGGCAATTCAAATGATTAGTATTGGCGAAGAAACTGGGGAATTAGATGGAATGTTGATGAAGGTTGCCGATTTCTATGAAGATGAAGTTGAACAAGCAGTAAAAGCATTAACCAGCGTTTTAGAACCAATTATGATCTTATTTTTGGGGGGTATGGTTGGGACAATTTTGATGGCAATGTATTTGCCCCTATTCAAGGTATTTGAAAAGCTGGGTTAA
- a CDS encoding ATPase, T2SS/T4P/T4SS family has product MSYSSSQRRSTALTTKTEFSPFGTKLVQTGYVNSEQMRQALVESRKSSIPLTEMLESITGRQLSPELLRQYKKQQLFELKILYGVESLDPEVKQLADTMMGALIETLIPVDICRRHRLVPLSKNEHQNPHSVLVAMVDPDNLEASDDLNRILRPQGLTLQRMVITQEDYQQLINQYLDELAVRQKHIEQEKYTDINQDLENLGNLDLEDAPEDMEADLGAAMKGAEDAPVISLVNRILAKALHEKVSDIHIEPQEENLRIRFRKDGVLREAFDPLPKKIIPAVTARFKIISNLDIAERRSPQDGRIRRMFEGRKVDFRVNTLPSRYGEKIVLRILDNSSTQLGLNKLITDPETLRIVQDMVSKPFGLILVTGPTGSGKTTSLYSALAEKNSPGINISTVEDPIEYSLPGITQVQVIREKGLDFGAALRAFLRQDPDVLLVGETRDKETAKTAIEAALTGHLVLTTLHTNDAPGAIARLGEMGIEPFMISSSLIGVLAQRLVRRVCSDCRIPYTPTTEELARYGLSASQEVNITFYKANSLSIEAITEAKAKGNLCPSCNGVGYKGRCGVYEVMRVTENLQTLINEDAPTERIKEVAVEEGMKTLLAYSLDLVRQGATTLEEVERVTFTDTGLEAELKAKRKTGLTCRTCEATLKPEWLDCPYCLRPRFED; this is encoded by the coding sequence ATGTCCTACTCGTCATCACAACGGCGCAGTACCGCTTTAACTACAAAAACAGAGTTTTCTCCCTTTGGCACAAAGCTGGTGCAAACTGGCTATGTCAATAGCGAGCAGATGAGACAAGCCCTGGTTGAAAGCCGCAAATCTAGCATACCGCTGACGGAAATGCTAGAGTCAATCACTGGGCGACAACTATCACCTGAGTTACTTAGGCAGTACAAAAAACAACAGCTATTTGAACTAAAAATACTATACGGTGTTGAATCCCTAGATCCGGAAGTCAAGCAACTTGCTGATACGATGATGGGAGCGCTGATTGAAACCCTCATCCCGGTGGATATCTGTCGTCGGCATCGGTTAGTACCACTATCGAAAAATGAACACCAAAACCCCCACAGTGTTTTAGTGGCAATGGTCGATCCAGATAATCTGGAAGCTTCGGATGATCTCAACCGCATTTTGCGCCCACAAGGCTTGACATTGCAGCGGATGGTGATTACCCAGGAGGATTACCAGCAGTTAATTAATCAATATTTGGATGAATTGGCTGTTCGGCAAAAACATATAGAGCAAGAAAAGTATACAGACATCAATCAAGATTTAGAAAATCTGGGCAATCTTGACCTAGAAGATGCGCCCGAAGATATGGAGGCTGACCTAGGGGCGGCGATGAAGGGTGCAGAAGACGCCCCAGTTATTAGCCTGGTCAACAGAATCCTCGCTAAAGCTTTGCATGAAAAGGTTTCTGATATTCACATTGAACCCCAGGAAGAAAACCTCCGCATTCGCTTTCGGAAGGATGGGGTGCTGCGTGAGGCTTTCGACCCCCTGCCAAAGAAAATTATCCCGGCGGTGACAGCCCGATTTAAAATCATCTCCAACCTAGACATTGCTGAACGGCGTTCACCCCAAGACGGACGCATCCGCCGGATGTTTGAGGGACGTAAAGTGGATTTCCGCGTAAATACTTTACCCAGTCGCTACGGTGAAAAGATAGTACTGCGGATTTTGGATAACTCCTCAACCCAATTAGGATTAAATAAATTAATTACTGATCCTGAAACTTTACGAATTGTCCAAGATATGGTAAGTAAACCATTCGGACTGATTTTGGTGACTGGGCCGACTGGTTCTGGCAAAACCACCTCATTGTATTCTGCACTAGCAGAAAAGAACTCTCCCGGAATTAACATCAGTACCGTAGAAGACCCAATTGAGTATAGCTTACCAGGGATTACTCAAGTACAGGTGATTCGAGAAAAAGGCTTAGATTTTGGTGCCGCTTTGCGGGCGTTCTTGCGACAAGACCCTGATGTACTGCTGGTGGGTGAAACGCGGGACAAGGAAACCGCAAAAACGGCAATTGAAGCCGCCTTAACAGGTCACTTGGTATTAACTACTTTACACACCAATGATGCCCCAGGAGCGATCGCCCGTTTGGGAGAAATGGGTATTGAACCGTTCATGATTTCCAGTTCTCTGATTGGTGTCTTAGCACAACGTTTGGTGCGACGTGTCTGTTCTGATTGTCGTATTCCCTATACTCCCACAACTGAAGAACTGGCTCGTTACGGTCTATCGGCTTCCCAAGAGGTCAACATCACCTTCTACAAAGCCAATAGCTTATCAATAGAAGCAATAACGGAAGCTAAAGCCAAAGGTAATCTTTGTCCAAGTTGTAATGGTGTTGGCTACAAAGGCCGTTGTGGTGTTTACGAAGTAATGCGAGTCACCGAAAACCTGCAAACCTTAATCAACGAAGACGCGCCAACCGAACGCATTAAGGAAGTCGCAGTGGAAGAAGGGATGAAAACCTTGCTGGCTTACAGTCTAGATTTAGTCCGTCAAGGTGCCACCACCCTCGAAGAAGTCGAACGGGTAACTTTTACCGATACTGGTTTAGAAGCAGAATTAAAAGCCAAGCGCAAAACTGGTCTTACCTGTCGGACTTGCGAGGCCACATTAAAACCAGAATGGCTAGATTGTCCCTACTGTTTGAGGCCTCGATTTGAAGACTAA
- the dnaK gene encoding molecular chaperone DnaK — translation MGKVIGIDLGTTNSCVAVLEGGQPIVIANSEGGRTTPSIVGFGKGGERLVGQMAKRQAVTNAENTIFSIKRFIGRRWEDTETERDRVPYSCIKGRDDTIDVQIRGRNFTPQEVSAMILQKLKQDAEDFLGESVSQVVITVPAYFTDAQRQATKDAGTIAGLEVLRIINEPTAAALAFGLDKQDQEQLILVFDLGGGTFDVSILQLGDGVFEVKATSGNNQLGGDDFDNCIVRWMMELFEQQEKIDLTQDKMALQRLREAAEKAKIELSSMMSTSINLPFITADETGPKHLEMELSRSQFEELVGHLITATIEPMIQALKDAGHKPQDIDRIILVGGSTRIPAVQNALIKFFNGKAPDRSVNADEAVALGAAIQAGVLGGEVDNLLLLDVTPLSLGIETLGEVFTKIIERNTTIPTSKSQIFSTAIDGQTSVEIHILQGERAMAWDNKSLGKFMLTGIPPSSRGVPQIEVSFEINVNGILKVSAQDKGTGREQSIRITNTGGLNTNEVERMRQDAEVFAEEDRRRKRLVELKNQADHLFFSYESTLKNNGDFIGDQVKDLAKQKVLQLQAAMTDSSISITEFQQHLEDFQQTLFAIGADVYNHVHTQNGDHLNERAESSLPPEQEQPINGTLIPQFNFDFEEESTAQVDYEAID, via the coding sequence ATGGGGAAAGTTATTGGAATTGATTTAGGTACTACTAACAGCTGCGTCGCTGTGTTGGAAGGTGGTCAACCAATTGTGATCGCCAATTCCGAAGGCGGACGCACCACTCCTAGTATTGTCGGCTTTGGTAAGGGTGGTGAACGCTTGGTTGGCCAGATGGCAAAACGCCAAGCCGTTACCAACGCCGAAAATACAATCTTTAGTATCAAAAGATTCATCGGTCGTCGTTGGGAAGACACGGAAACAGAACGCGATCGCGTTCCCTATAGCTGTATCAAAGGCCGAGACGATACAATTGATGTGCAAATTCGCGGACGTAACTTCACACCGCAAGAAGTTTCCGCTATGATCCTGCAAAAACTCAAACAGGATGCGGAAGACTTTTTGGGCGAATCGGTTAGTCAGGTAGTGATCACCGTACCAGCGTATTTCACTGATGCCCAAAGACAAGCAACTAAAGATGCTGGTACAATTGCTGGTCTGGAAGTTTTACGGATCATCAACGAGCCAACGGCTGCGGCTTTAGCTTTTGGCTTGGATAAACAAGACCAAGAACAGCTAATTTTGGTTTTTGACTTGGGCGGTGGCACCTTCGATGTCTCCATCCTCCAACTAGGGGATGGAGTTTTTGAAGTTAAAGCAACTAGTGGTAATAACCAACTCGGTGGCGACGATTTTGATAACTGTATTGTCCGCTGGATGATGGAACTCTTCGAGCAACAAGAGAAAATAGATCTTACCCAAGACAAAATGGCACTGCAACGCCTGCGAGAAGCAGCAGAAAAGGCCAAAATTGAACTCTCTAGTATGATGAGTACCTCAATTAATTTGCCCTTTATTACTGCTGATGAAACAGGCCCTAAACATCTAGAAATGGAACTGAGCCGCTCACAATTTGAAGAACTGGTAGGGCATTTAATTACAGCTACTATCGAACCAATGATCCAGGCGTTGAAAGACGCAGGACACAAACCACAAGATATAGATCGGATTATTTTGGTAGGTGGTTCTACTCGGATTCCCGCAGTCCAAAACGCCCTGATTAAGTTTTTTAATGGCAAAGCACCTGATCGCTCTGTTAATGCTGATGAAGCTGTGGCGCTGGGGGCGGCTATTCAGGCTGGGGTACTAGGTGGGGAAGTTGATAATCTCCTGTTATTAGATGTCACCCCCCTGTCTCTGGGAATTGAAACTTTAGGAGAAGTATTTACCAAAATTATTGAACGTAACACCACAATTCCTACCAGCAAATCCCAAATTTTTTCTACAGCAATAGATGGGCAAACTTCGGTAGAAATTCACATCCTGCAAGGCGAACGGGCAATGGCGTGGGATAATAAAAGTCTCGGCAAATTCATGTTGACCGGAATTCCCCCCTCTTCCCGTGGTGTCCCTCAAATTGAAGTATCTTTTGAAATCAATGTTAACGGCATTCTCAAAGTTTCTGCCCAAGATAAAGGTACGGGTAGGGAACAAAGCATTCGGATTACCAATACAGGTGGTTTGAATACTAATGAAGTAGAACGGATGCGACAAGACGCCGAAGTATTTGCTGAAGAAGATAGAAGACGCAAACGACTAGTTGAACTGAAAAACCAAGCAGATCATCTGTTTTTTAGTTACGAATCGACTTTAAAAAATAATGGTGATTTTATCGGCGACCAGGTGAAAGACCTGGCGAAACAAAAAGTCTTACAACTCCAAGCAGCAATGACTGATTCTAGTATTTCCATTACAGAATTTCAGCAGCACTTAGAAGACTTCCAACAAACTTTATTTGCCATTGGTGCTGATGTGTACAACCATGTACACACTCAAAATGGTGATCACCTAAACGAGCGTGCTGAGAGTTCATTACCTCCAGAACAGGAGCAACCAATTAATGGAACTCTAATACCACAATTTAACTTTGATTTTGAGGAAGAAAGCACCGCACAAGTGGATTATGAGGCGATAGATTAG